Within Pseudomonas sp. LBUM920, the genomic segment TCACCCCCAGGCGCACGAACTGGCCGGCGGTGAACCGAAAACCCGGGTCGCGAGTGGTACGCAAAGTAAACAGGCTGGGGGTCAGCGATTGCACATCGAGCAAGGTCTGGCGGGTAAATTTCTCAGCACTGGCCGTCATGGGGGGCTCCGTTGAACAGGTGCCCTAGTGTCCCTCAAAGCGGCGCTGGGAAACACCGGTGGTTTGTACTGGCATTTTCATTGCTCGGGCATTCGCGAATATAACGCCAATGAAACGCTGATGCTTTCGACGCAATTGCACCTTTGCCGGGGTTTTCGTGCTCACACCAATTATTTAGCTATCGCTCCCATCCAATAGGCCATTAGATGATGGCGTTCATAAAAACAGCCCTGAATAGGCCATTTCCACAACCTGTTAAATTCAATAAGTTTTCTTCACCCAACAACTAACCTCCACAAAAACTCAGTTGTTGTACAAGCTCAACAAATATAAATACCCGATCTTTCTGACAACTTTTTCATCTCAGTATGCGGGCTTTATCCTACACTCCTGCTCGTGGCGCATTGGGAGCCAGGACGTACCCAACTCACACCTACCCCATGGAGATTCACCCTATGGTTAACTGGCGCAACACGAGACTCCCAAAACTGGAAGGCGAGAACAAGATCACCACTGTTTACGAGATGATCGTCAATCAAACTTTCCAGCTCGGTTTTGAATATTGCTCATTTACGATGAGTTCCCAACAACCTGCCAACCAAACACAACCTATTCGATTAAACAACTATCCAAATGAATGGAATGCACTGTACAACCAAGCGCATTTTTTTGATGTGGATCCCATAGTCGCCCACTGCAAACGCAGCGTAATGCCGCTGGTCTGGGATGAAAAAGCGTTCAGCACCGCGCCGAATCTATGGACGCTGGCCCAATCGTTTGGTGTGCACCTGGGATGGACTCAAGCCGTGCATGACTTCCAGGGTGTGTTCAGCATGCTGACCCTGGGCCGAAGTACCGGCAACGTCAGCCCTGAAGAACTGTACGAAAAAGCAGGCCAGGTACTGTGGCTATGTCACGCCATGCACGCCGTCGTAGCGCAAACATATGCCGACACACCCAGTATCACGCCGCCCTGCAAACTGACCCCACGGGAAATAGAAATTCTCAGATGGTCAGCCATCGGCAAGACCGCCTCGGAAATCGCCACGATCCTGTGCCTGTCAGAGCGGACCGTGGGCTTTCATATCAGCAGTTGCCTCAAGAAACTGGGTGTTACCAACAAGATCGCGGCTGTACTGCGCGCCTCAAAAGCGGGGTGGTTTTAGCCAACCTGGAAACACCGCATGTAATCCCCTTGAAAAAAACGTAACATTTACGGCCAATTCTGAGTGTTGACGCTGCGCCTTGGGTGCCGCCTCGCCGTACACTCAGACGGTTACGCCGGGTACCACGCCCGTCGAACGCCCATCGATGACCAGAGTCTCCCCCGCCATGCCCCTGCTTGACAGCCCCTTCGCCCAGCTCGATCTGATCCGCCAGCCAGAGCAACACAATGACCCGCTGCAGGCCTTTGATGCCGCCGATGAGTACTTGCTCAACTACCTGGCCGAGCAGTCGCTGAATTCGGCAACCCGCGTGCTGGTGCTCAATGACAGCTTCGGCGCCCTGGCGGCCAGCCTCGAAGGCCAGGTGCAGGTGACGTCCAGTGGCGATTCGTTTCTGGCAGCCCTTGGCCTTGAGAAAAACCTGGTGCGCAACGCCAAGGCGTTTGATGCCGTGGCGTTTGTGCCAGCCTCGCACGTAGCCACCGGGCCTTTCGACCGCGTGCTGATCCGCGTGCCGAAAACCCTGGCCTTGCTCGAAGAA encodes:
- a CDS encoding LuxR family transcriptional regulator — its product is MVNWRNTRLPKLEGENKITTVYEMIVNQTFQLGFEYCSFTMSSQQPANQTQPIRLNNYPNEWNALYNQAHFFDVDPIVAHCKRSVMPLVWDEKAFSTAPNLWTLAQSFGVHLGWTQAVHDFQGVFSMLTLGRSTGNVSPEELYEKAGQVLWLCHAMHAVVAQTYADTPSITPPCKLTPREIEILRWSAIGKTASEIATILCLSERTVGFHISSCLKKLGVTNKIAAVLRASKAGWF